A window from Hoeflea sp. IMCC20628 encodes these proteins:
- a CDS encoding EAL domain-containing protein → MLKNAMKSLGHGHFLLRPSFLAAGIALAVTLATGIFAEHQNRVVYTQALRADVSEQLSLIRAKLEGNISSNIQLARGLVSVIASQPDMDQRQFSKIASGLVGDHSQLRSVAGAPGLVISLMYPVEGNEKAIGLDYRTNEAQREAAMRAVDSEKLVLAGPVKLLQGGEGFIGRFPVFIDDGDGAKHLWGLVSAVVDVDRLYAASGLFSLNMPIEISISGKDETGSEGPVFFGKPGIFNNNPVLSEVSLPSGSWQLAAIPAGGWSRTPDNAWTFRALILLAGLLVVTPISIAGYLYDQRRTSIHRLKRNQIDMQRLSHRLTLALNTSKIGVWEFNPSTSELTWDERMRELYTNEANPVRLGGTLHVDDWALKLHPDDRAKAEAEFKKVLVTGGSYTSEFRVLNSNGITRWIRSIGAVQHDFDGRRYIVGVNWDVSADVELKTRLLAAKQNAELRNSQLEDARAQMERNSLHDSLTGLPNRRFIDERLLNNSGGQTVTAMLHIDLDRFKQINDTLGHAAGDAMLVHAASVLKSNTRIGDIIARVGGDEFVIATTSEISDAQLASLADRIIIQMRQPVPYENHECRFGVSIGIATVDQNDDPCGKRLLIDADIALYRAKNNGRNRFEFFTASLKAEIIRTKRVADDILCGLDRMEFIPFFQPQFDARTLDVVGVEALARWNHPTEGLLAPDAFLKTASELNVVPIIDRSILEQTLWQSTRWKAAGISIPKMSVNVSAGRLFEADLIDSLDGLAIENGTLSFELLESIFLDDQNETIVANIERLKAMGIDIEIDDFGTGFASIVSLIQVRPTRLKIDRQLISPIVESDSQRRLVASIIEIGQSLGIKVIAEGVETMQHAAVLRDLGCDTLQGFALARPMSSEELMEFVRAENWRQVA, encoded by the coding sequence ATGCTGAAGAATGCCATGAAATCTCTGGGGCACGGGCATTTCCTCCTGCGCCCGAGCTTTTTGGCTGCAGGCATTGCGCTGGCAGTGACTCTGGCCACAGGCATTTTCGCCGAGCATCAGAACCGTGTTGTCTACACTCAAGCCCTCCGCGCCGACGTAAGCGAGCAGCTCAGTCTGATCCGAGCAAAGCTAGAAGGCAACATCAGCAGCAACATCCAGTTGGCCCGCGGGCTGGTGTCTGTCATTGCCAGCCAACCCGACATGGATCAACGGCAATTCAGCAAGATCGCCTCAGGGCTTGTTGGCGATCACTCACAATTGCGCAGCGTTGCCGGAGCACCTGGTCTGGTGATCAGCCTGATGTATCCGGTCGAGGGCAACGAGAAAGCTATCGGACTGGATTACCGGACAAACGAAGCGCAACGCGAGGCAGCGATGCGCGCAGTCGACTCCGAAAAACTGGTGCTGGCAGGCCCTGTGAAGCTGCTGCAGGGCGGAGAAGGCTTTATCGGCCGGTTCCCGGTTTTCATCGACGATGGCGACGGCGCCAAACATTTGTGGGGTCTCGTATCGGCAGTCGTTGATGTGGACCGGCTTTATGCCGCGAGCGGGCTTTTTTCGTTAAACATGCCGATCGAGATTTCAATTTCCGGAAAGGACGAAACCGGAAGCGAGGGCCCGGTTTTCTTCGGAAAACCGGGGATTTTTAACAACAATCCGGTCTTGTCCGAGGTATCGCTGCCAAGCGGCAGCTGGCAGCTTGCCGCAATTCCCGCCGGCGGCTGGTCCCGCACTCCCGACAATGCCTGGACATTCAGAGCGCTGATTTTGCTCGCCGGATTGCTGGTGGTGACACCCATCTCGATTGCCGGGTACCTCTATGACCAGCGTCGGACAAGCATCCACAGGCTCAAGCGCAACCAGATCGACATGCAAAGGCTGTCTCATCGACTGACCCTTGCCTTGAACACTTCGAAAATAGGCGTGTGGGAGTTCAACCCCTCGACTTCCGAACTGACCTGGGATGAGCGGATGCGGGAGCTCTACACAAATGAGGCAAATCCGGTCAGACTTGGCGGAACTTTGCATGTTGACGACTGGGCACTGAAGCTTCACCCGGACGACCGGGCAAAGGCTGAAGCAGAGTTCAAAAAGGTGCTCGTCACCGGTGGCAGCTATACGTCCGAATTCCGTGTGCTCAATTCCAACGGAATCACACGCTGGATCCGGTCGATTGGCGCGGTCCAGCACGATTTCGACGGTCGCCGCTATATCGTCGGGGTGAACTGGGATGTTTCCGCCGATGTCGAACTCAAGACGCGGTTGCTGGCCGCCAAGCAGAATGCCGAATTGAGAAACAGTCAACTCGAGGACGCTCGCGCACAGATGGAGCGCAACTCGCTGCATGACAGCCTTACCGGCTTGCCCAATCGGCGCTTCATCGACGAACGTCTTCTCAACAACAGTGGCGGGCAGACGGTGACAGCCATGCTGCATATCGACCTTGATCGCTTCAAGCAGATAAATGACACATTGGGACATGCGGCCGGCGACGCCATGCTGGTTCATGCGGCGTCCGTGCTGAAGTCGAATACACGTATCGGCGACATCATCGCCCGAGTTGGTGGAGACGAATTTGTCATTGCCACCACGTCGGAAATCAGCGACGCGCAATTGGCCTCTCTCGCGGACCGCATCATCATACAAATGCGCCAGCCGGTTCCCTATGAAAACCATGAATGCCGGTTCGGGGTCAGCATCGGCATCGCCACGGTTGATCAAAATGACGATCCTTGCGGCAAACGCTTGCTGATAGATGCCGACATTGCACTCTACCGGGCCAAGAACAACGGTCGCAACCGCTTCGAGTTCTTCACGGCCTCGCTGAAAGCTGAAATCATTCGCACCAAGCGGGTTGCCGATGATATCCTTTGCGGCCTCGATCGCATGGAATTCATACCTTTCTTCCAACCGCAGTTCGACGCCAGAACGCTGGATGTCGTGGGTGTCGAGGCACTGGCGCGGTGGAACCACCCGACCGAAGGCCTGCTTGCACCCGACGCCTTCCTCAAGACCGCAAGCGAGTTGAACGTCGTGCCGATCATTGATCGGTCCATCCTTGAGCAAACGCTTTGGCAATCGACTCGCTGGAAAGCAGCCGGCATCTCGATCCCGAAGATGTCGGTCAACGTTTCCGCCGGCCGTCTTTTCGAGGCTGATCTGATCGACAGCCTCGACGGCCTTGCGATCGAAAACGGGACGCTCTCGTTCGAATTGCTCGAATCCATTTTCCTGGATGACCAGAACGAGACAATCGTCGCCAATATCGAACGACTGAAGGCCATGGGAATCGACATTGAGATCGACGATTTCGGCACAGGTTTTGCGTCAATCGTCAGCCTCATCCAGGTGCGCCCGACGCGGCTGAAGATCGACCGTCAGCTGATATCGCCGATTGTCGAGTCTGACAGCCAGCGTCGCCTGGTTGCCTCGATTATCGAGATCGGCCAATCACTTGGGATCAAGGTGATCGCGGAAGGCGTGGAAACCATGCAACATGCGGCTGTTCTGCGCGACCTGGGCTGCGATACGCTTCAGGGCTTTGCCCTGGCCCGGCCGATGTCGTCGGAGGAACTGATGGAATTTGTTCGCGCTGAAAATTGGCGTCAGGTGGCGTAA
- the proC gene encoding pyrroline-5-carboxylate reductase: protein MNILLIGCGKMGGAMLRQWATNDANKFTVADPAATGLPDTVTHVTDAADVPVGAFNVVLIAIKPQMIVDVLPNYAHALKPGGCFVSIAAGCSVATVAKAVGDVAIIRLMPNLAAMVGLGVSGLYANSACTERQIADVTALIAETGSCVRLASEDEIDRLTAVSGSGPGYVFELMRSYVEAAQSVGFDQATSRTLVFDTICGAVETARQSDATLEELRDSVTSKNGTTQAGLAELMRDGQLHQLFENTVQAAYRRAAELK, encoded by the coding sequence ATGAACATACTTCTGATTGGATGCGGCAAGATGGGCGGCGCCATGCTGCGCCAATGGGCCACCAATGACGCCAACAAATTTACCGTCGCCGACCCTGCCGCCACCGGCCTGCCCGACACGGTCACCCACGTGACCGACGCGGCGGACGTGCCCGTCGGGGCGTTTAATGTGGTGCTGATCGCGATCAAGCCGCAGATGATCGTGGATGTCCTGCCAAACTACGCCCATGCGCTCAAACCGGGCGGTTGCTTCGTCTCGATTGCCGCCGGCTGCAGTGTCGCCACCGTTGCAAAGGCTGTGGGCGACGTGGCGATCATCCGTCTCATGCCCAATCTGGCCGCGATGGTCGGACTTGGCGTTTCCGGGCTTTATGCCAACAGCGCCTGTACCGAACGGCAGATAGCGGACGTGACCGCGCTGATCGCCGAGACAGGAAGCTGTGTGCGGCTGGCAAGCGAGGACGAGATCGACCGCCTGACCGCCGTCAGCGGCAGCGGTCCGGGCTATGTTTTCGAGCTGATGCGCAGCTATGTCGAAGCAGCCCAATCCGTGGGCTTTGATCAGGCAACATCGCGGACCCTGGTTTTTGATACCATCTGCGGCGCGGTTGAAACGGCACGCCAGTCGGACGCCACGCTCGAAGAGCTGCGCGATTCCGTGACCAGCAAGAACGGCACCACGCAGGCCGGACTGGCTGAATTGATGCGCGATGGTCAGCTTCACCAGCTGTTTGAAAACACCGTGCAGGCCGCCTATCGCCGCGCTGCCGAACTGAAATAG
- a CDS encoding urease subunit beta codes for MIPGEIITPDGDIELNSGAATATLKVANTGDRPVQVGSHYHFFETNPALRFDRDMARGQRLDIAAGTAVRFEPGQERDVTLVPLSGGRTVYGFRQQIMGKL; via the coding sequence ATGATCCCAGGTGAAATCATCACGCCGGATGGCGACATTGAACTCAACAGCGGTGCCGCCACGGCGACGTTGAAGGTGGCCAACACCGGCGACCGTCCGGTCCAGGTCGGTAGCCACTACCATTTTTTTGAAACCAATCCTGCCTTGCGCTTTGACCGCGATATGGCACGAGGTCAAAGGCTCGATATTGCTGCGGGCACCGCCGTCCGGTTCGAACCGGGTCAGGAACGCGATGTGACGCTCGTGCCTTTGTCGGGTGGACGAACGGTCTATGGTTTTCGTCAACAGATCATGGGCAAGCTCTGA
- a CDS encoding urease subunit gamma, protein MNLTPREKDKLLIAMAAIVARKRLERGVKLNHPEAIALITDFVVEGARDGRPVSELMEAGAHVITRAQVMEGIAEMIHDIQVEATFPDGTKLVTVHEPIR, encoded by the coding sequence ATGAACCTGACACCAAGGGAAAAAGACAAGCTGCTCATCGCCATGGCAGCCATCGTTGCGCGCAAACGGCTGGAGCGGGGCGTCAAGCTCAATCATCCCGAAGCCATTGCGTTGATCACCGATTTTGTCGTCGAAGGCGCTCGTGACGGTCGTCCTGTGTCCGAACTGATGGAAGCCGGCGCCCATGTGATCACCCGCGCTCAGGTGATGGAGGGCATCGCCGAGATGATCCACGACATTCAGGTGGAAGCGACATTTCCCGACGGAACCAAACTGGTCACCGTCCATGAGCCGATCCGCTAG
- a CDS encoding glycine zipper domain-containing protein — protein sequence MTRLILSTLAAVALLAAAGCSTTEKRAGTGAVVGAGTGALIAAATGSSGRGVATGALIGGAAGALIGAATTPGMCRYRDSYGRIYEARC from the coding sequence ATGACCAGACTCATTCTTTCCACACTTGCAGCTGTCGCTCTTCTTGCCGCAGCTGGTTGCTCGACAACTGAAAAACGGGCTGGTACCGGCGCAGTTGTTGGCGCTGGGACAGGCGCGCTGATCGCAGCGGCTACAGGCAGCAGCGGACGTGGTGTGGCAACCGGTGCCCTGATTGGCGGAGCCGCAGGCGCGCTGATCGGCGCAGCGACTACCCCGGGTATGTGCCGTTACCGTGACAGCTATGGCCGCATCTACGAAGCACGCTGCTGA
- a CDS encoding NAD(P)/FAD-dependent oxidoreductase, with the protein MSAVNKTDVVILGAGAAGMMCAIEAARRGKSVTVIDHARAPGEKIRISGGGRCNFTNMHCTPANFLSANRHFAISALKSFTQHDFIDRVKARGIAFHEKALGQLFCDGSAREIIAMLTDDMRDAGVRLELATDISDVSQSEAGFETRTSAGIWHSTSLVVATGGKSIPKMGATGLGYDIARQFGHQITETRAGLVPFTWASNMHDSWGALSGVSLDVHAACNGAGFDEAMLFTHRGLSGPAMLQVSSYWREGDAVAIDLAPQIDLASHFKAERSARPKTSIWTALADVLPKRLAQQLGSEAGSAPSKLADLSNAAIEEIVAGIRNFRIVPGGTEGYRTAEVTLGGVETAQINQKTMESQLVPGLHFIGEVMDVTGHLGGHNFQWAWSSGAAAGRSV; encoded by the coding sequence ATGTCAGCAGTGAACAAAACCGATGTGGTGATCCTAGGCGCTGGCGCCGCTGGCATGATGTGCGCCATTGAAGCTGCACGACGAGGTAAAAGCGTCACTGTGATTGATCACGCCCGCGCACCAGGCGAGAAAATCCGGATTTCCGGTGGCGGGCGCTGCAATTTCACCAATATGCACTGCACTCCGGCCAATTTCCTGTCGGCCAACCGGCATTTTGCCATCTCGGCGCTCAAATCCTTCACCCAGCATGATTTCATCGACCGGGTGAAAGCCCGCGGCATCGCCTTTCACGAAAAGGCTCTGGGCCAATTGTTCTGTGACGGATCAGCCCGCGAGATCATCGCAATGCTGACCGATGACATGCGTGACGCCGGGGTGCGGCTGGAACTGGCGACGGATATTTCCGATGTCAGTCAGTCCGAAGCAGGCTTCGAGACCCGCACCAGCGCAGGGATCTGGCATTCCACCTCGCTGGTCGTCGCGACCGGCGGCAAATCGATCCCGAAAATGGGCGCCACCGGACTTGGCTATGACATCGCCCGGCAATTCGGACATCAGATCACTGAGACCCGCGCCGGACTGGTGCCCTTCACTTGGGCTTCCAACATGCATGACAGCTGGGGTGCGCTGTCCGGCGTCTCACTGGATGTCCATGCGGCCTGCAACGGCGCGGGATTTGACGAAGCCATGCTGTTTACCCATCGCGGGCTGTCCGGCCCGGCCATGCTGCAGGTATCATCCTACTGGCGCGAGGGTGACGCCGTGGCGATAGATCTCGCACCCCAGATCGATCTGGCCTCCCATTTCAAAGCCGAGCGCAGCGCGCGCCCGAAAACATCAATCTGGACCGCATTGGCTGACGTTTTGCCCAAGCGGCTGGCCCAACAACTCGGAAGCGAGGCTGGCTCAGCACCATCAAAACTGGCTGACTTGAGCAATGCCGCAATTGAAGAGATAGTGGCTGGCATCAGGAATTTTCGCATCGTGCCGGGCGGCACAGAAGGTTATCGCACCGCCGAAGTTACGCTGGGGGGCGTTGAAACGGCTCAGATCAACCAGAAAACCATGGAAAGCCAATTGGTACCGGGGCTGCATTTCATTGGCGAAGTGATGGATGTCACCGGCCATCTTGGTGGGCACAATTTTCAATGGGCATGGTCTTCCGGTGCTGCCGCAGGACGCAGCGTCTGA
- the proB gene encoding glutamate 5-kinase, with product MLKKKKIVVKIGSSLLANSDKLTLRYAFMNGLLSDLAQLQKEGHDIILTSSGSVALGLNMIGKRPEDAGILDKQAAAACGQPLLMNAYRQVASEHDMDVAQMLVTVEDMEERRRFLNIKNTMLRLLENGIMPIINENDSIATRDLRVGDNDRLSAKVAQMVEADLLVILTSVEGLFDRDPSDPDAVFIAEIEDVSEHLESTTGISALGSGGMLTKMQAANMAQNAGVETIIADGIIERPVSSVLNNERRYTRCLVTGETASPLKVWLSNRLQVAGTLVVSNEVAASVIAGNCGITRSDVISIQGDFTKGDVLHVYNEDGDEVARGLTNFSSEETMLMARHLDMPVMDLIGYKTKSDIIGAENILVLEDNHLPHDALDDDQKIVIPA from the coding sequence TTGCTGAAGAAAAAGAAGATCGTCGTCAAGATCGGATCCAGCCTGCTGGCCAACAGCGATAAACTGACCCTGCGCTATGCCTTCATGAACGGTCTGCTGAGCGACCTGGCGCAGCTGCAGAAAGAAGGACACGACATTATTCTGACCTCATCGGGATCGGTGGCGCTGGGGTTGAACATGATCGGCAAGCGACCCGAGGATGCGGGTATTCTGGACAAGCAGGCGGCGGCCGCCTGTGGCCAGCCACTGTTGATGAATGCCTACCGGCAGGTTGCCTCGGAGCATGACATGGATGTCGCCCAAATGCTGGTGACGGTCGAGGACATGGAAGAACGGCGCAGGTTCCTCAACATCAAGAACACCATGCTGCGGTTGCTCGAAAACGGCATCATGCCGATCATCAATGAAAATGATTCCATCGCGACACGCGACCTGCGGGTTGGCGACAACGACCGGCTGTCTGCCAAGGTAGCTCAGATGGTCGAGGCCGATCTCCTCGTCATTCTGACCAGCGTCGAGGGCCTGTTCGACCGCGATCCATCAGACCCCGACGCCGTATTCATCGCGGAAATCGAAGATGTCAGCGAGCACCTGGAGTCGACCACAGGCATCAGCGCTTTGGGCAGTGGCGGTATGTTGACCAAGATGCAGGCCGCCAATATGGCGCAGAATGCAGGTGTTGAGACAATCATCGCGGATGGGATCATCGAACGGCCCGTTTCCTCTGTCCTCAATAACGAGCGCCGTTACACCCGGTGTCTCGTTACCGGCGAAACGGCATCGCCGCTCAAGGTCTGGCTCTCCAACCGGTTGCAGGTCGCTGGCACGCTGGTCGTTTCCAACGAAGTGGCCGCCTCCGTGATAGCGGGCAACTGCGGAATCACGCGAAGCGACGTGATTTCAATTCAGGGTGATTTCACCAAGGGCGATGTGCTGCACGTCTACAACGAAGATGGGGACGAAGTCGCCCGCGGCCTGACCAACTTCTCCTCCGAGGAAACAATGCTGATGGCGCGCCATCTTGATATGCCTGTCATGGATTTGATCGGTTACAAGACCAAGAGTGATATCATCGGCGCCGAGAATATTCTGGTTCTCGAAGACAACCATCTCCCGCATGATGCCCTGGATGACGATCAGAAAATCGTCATACCCGCGTAA
- a CDS encoding DUF1272 domain-containing protein: MLELRPNCECCDRDLPPDSADAMICSFECTFCRDCVSGVLQGACPNCGGEFVRRPERPVRLLEKYPPSKLRVHSDKPVCAQKRIA, translated from the coding sequence GTGCTTGAGCTTCGACCAAATTGCGAATGTTGTGATCGGGATCTGCCGCCCGACAGCGCCGATGCAATGATCTGCAGTTTTGAATGCACCTTTTGCCGCGATTGCGTCAGCGGTGTGCTACAAGGCGCGTGTCCCAATTGCGGTGGTGAATTTGTCCGCCGCCCGGAGCGTCCCGTGCGGTTGCTTGAAAAATATCCACCGTCCAAACTCCGCGTTCACTCGGACAAGCCGGTTTGCGCACAGAAACGAATTGCATAG
- a CDS encoding lysozyme inhibitor LprI family protein, whose protein sequence is MFRTYFLSLSIAGLLWGSPALADELPDCIDPQFQVEMTYCAGVDYEKADNELNALWPEVAAAAKERDEYVAEQAKSMGVPTTYEALLTAQRAWLKFRDAECEYQSYSFFGGTGQSMAGSLCLAQITRERIYQLRQAIDER, encoded by the coding sequence ATGTTTCGGACTTATTTTTTATCACTTTCTATCGCAGGCCTGCTCTGGGGCAGTCCCGCGCTTGCCGACGAGTTGCCTGATTGCATAGATCCGCAATTTCAGGTGGAAATGACCTATTGCGCCGGTGTCGATTATGAAAAGGCTGATAATGAGCTTAACGCGCTGTGGCCGGAAGTGGCGGCGGCAGCGAAGGAAAGAGACGAATATGTTGCCGAGCAGGCCAAGTCGATGGGAGTGCCGACGACATATGAAGCACTGTTGACGGCGCAGCGGGCCTGGCTGAAATTCCGCGACGCCGAGTGTGAATATCAATCCTATTCGTTCTTCGGCGGTACCGGCCAGTCAATGGCCGGTAGTCTCTGTTTGGCGCAGATCACCCGGGAGCGCATCTACCAACTCCGCCAGGCGATCGATGAGCGATAA
- a CDS encoding SDR family NAD(P)-dependent oxidoreductase, with product MEGEMARSIALVVGVGDGLSASVARQLHSAGHELVLAARNTGKIASLANQLGARTVACDASDPGEVDALMASIDGPLRVCVYNPSYRQRGPLVDLDPIEVERSIRVTAFGSFLVGQSAARKMLDQDEEAGVRGTILFTGASAGVKGFPQSAPFAMGKFAQRGLAQSMARELHPQGIHVAWINIDGAIRNPGRTEPSDKPQSMLDPDEIAKSYIALVEQNRSAWSDELTLRPWVEHF from the coding sequence ATGGAGGGTGAGATGGCGCGATCAATTGCACTTGTCGTCGGGGTGGGAGACGGATTGTCCGCCTCGGTGGCGCGGCAGCTTCATTCGGCAGGCCATGAACTGGTGCTTGCCGCCCGCAACACCGGCAAAATCGCCAGCTTGGCCAATCAACTGGGCGCACGCACGGTGGCATGCGATGCGTCCGATCCGGGAGAGGTCGATGCGTTGATGGCCTCTATTGACGGGCCGCTGCGGGTTTGCGTCTACAATCCGTCTTACCGCCAACGCGGGCCGCTTGTGGATCTCGACCCGATCGAAGTGGAGCGTTCAATCAGGGTGACCGCCTTCGGCTCCTTTCTGGTTGGTCAGTCCGCGGCCCGAAAAATGCTCGATCAGGATGAAGAGGCAGGCGTGCGCGGCACCATTTTGTTTACCGGCGCGTCCGCGGGGGTAAAGGGCTTCCCGCAGTCCGCTCCCTTCGCGATGGGGAAGTTTGCCCAGCGCGGACTAGCGCAATCGATGGCCCGCGAACTGCATCCGCAGGGTATCCACGTCGCCTGGATCAACATCGATGGCGCGATCCGCAATCCCGGACGGACAGAACCGTCCGACAAGCCGCAATCGATGCTTGATCCGGATGAAATTGCCAAAAGCTATATCGCTCTAGTTGAGCAAAACCGCAGCGCATGGTCGGACGAATTGACACTTAGACCGTGGGTCGAGCACTTCTGA
- a CDS encoding NAD(P)-dependent oxidoreductase, with protein MAMRVLFTGGSGKAGRHVVPYLVDQGHRVVNVDLTPLNHPGVDNLTADITDSGQMFNVMSSYANFDELEPGTGVPKFDAVVHFAAVPRILIRPDNETFRINTVGTYNVIEAAVKLGIKKIIIASSETTYGVCFADGEVSPESLPVEEDMDVNPMDSYGMSKVVNEQTARSFQRRSGFDIYALRIGNVMEPDEYDRFPGFFANPEVRRRNIFCYIDARDLGQIVDRCLTTDGLGYQIFNAGNDTNSVDIPTAEIAERFFPGVPFSREMGEHEALYSNRKIRDMLGFAEEHDWRKHVK; from the coding sequence ATAGCAATGCGTGTATTGTTTACTGGTGGATCCGGCAAGGCCGGACGGCATGTCGTTCCCTATCTGGTTGATCAGGGTCATCGTGTGGTCAATGTCGATCTGACACCGCTAAATCATCCGGGCGTCGACAATCTGACCGCCGACATCACCGATTCCGGACAGATGTTCAATGTCATGTCCAGCTACGCCAATTTCGATGAGTTGGAACCCGGAACTGGCGTTCCAAAGTTTGATGCGGTGGTCCATTTCGCTGCCGTGCCACGTATTCTCATACGGCCAGACAATGAGACCTTCAGGATCAACACCGTGGGCACCTACAATGTGATCGAAGCGGCGGTGAAGCTCGGCATCAAGAAGATCATCATCGCCTCGTCGGAAACCACCTATGGGGTCTGTTTCGCCGATGGCGAGGTCAGCCCTGAATCCCTGCCGGTGGAAGAGGACATGGACGTCAATCCGATGGATTCCTACGGCATGTCGAAGGTCGTCAATGAGCAGACCGCGCGCAGCTTCCAGCGCCGCTCAGGGTTCGACATCTACGCGCTTCGCATCGGCAATGTGATGGAGCCGGATGAGTATGACCGGTTTCCCGGATTCTTCGCCAACCCCGAAGTGCGCCGCCGCAACATTTTCTGCTACATCGACGCACGCGATCTTGGCCAGATCGTTGATCGGTGCCTGACAACCGACGGGCTGGGATATCAGATCTTCAATGCCGGTAACGACACCAATTCCGTCGATATACCGACAGCGGAGATTGCTGAGAGGTTCTTTCCCGGCGTTCCCTTCAGCCGCGAGATGGGCGAGCATGAAGCGCTGTATTCAAACCGCAAGATCCGCGACATGCTGGGCTTTGCCGAAGAGCATGACTGGCGCAAGCATGTGAAATAA
- a CDS encoding urease accessory protein UreD, producing MTSMFPLPAPQSSVPMQRTQGGGRLSVKLTSGQSRIDRLFQEGAARIRVPRVPQGSPLEAVLINTAGGLTGGDRMEWSFEAGEGASMTLATQACEKTYKAHGLSEARVSVKLKLNPSSSLAWLPQETILFDRARLARTIDVDMVAGSRLLMLEPVVFGRLAMNEAVTEGLFRDRWRIRLDGQLLHAEDMRLGPDIASALGRTAVANGGLAMATLLLVAPDAEARLNSARTIISQSGGVSYIGARRPGGPGMAETGKLLARVVAKDSYELRKVLVPLIHLLNPLGGVPKVWSI from the coding sequence ATGACTTCCATGTTTCCTCTTCCTGCGCCGCAATCCAGCGTGCCCATGCAACGCACGCAGGGTGGCGGGCGTCTTTCCGTCAAGCTGACATCTGGTCAGAGCCGCATCGACCGGCTTTTCCAGGAAGGTGCTGCCCGCATCCGTGTCCCGCGGGTGCCGCAGGGTTCTCCACTTGAGGCCGTGCTGATCAACACGGCGGGCGGCCTGACCGGCGGCGATCGCATGGAATGGTCTTTCGAGGCAGGAGAGGGCGCGTCGATGACGCTCGCGACGCAGGCTTGCGAAAAGACCTACAAGGCGCATGGTCTGAGCGAGGCTCGTGTCTCGGTGAAACTCAAGCTTAACCCCTCAAGCTCGCTGGCCTGGCTGCCGCAGGAAACCATCCTGTTCGATCGGGCGCGGCTGGCGCGTACAATTGACGTGGACATGGTGGCCGGGTCGCGCCTGCTGATGCTGGAGCCGGTGGTGTTCGGACGGTTGGCGATGAACGAAGCGGTCACTGAAGGCCTGTTCCGCGATCGCTGGCGCATCCGCCTCGACGGACAGCTGCTGCATGCCGAAGACATGCGTCTCGGTCCGGATATTGCCAGCGCGCTGGGCCGGACCGCGGTTGCTAATGGCGGGCTGGCCATGGCGACGCTGCTTTTGGTGGCGCCCGATGCCGAAGCCCGGCTGAATTCGGCTCGCACTATCATCTCACAATCGGGCGGCGTCAGCTACATCGGTGCCCGCCGACCCGGAGGACCCGGAATGGCTGAGACTGGCAAGCTTCTTGCTCGGGTTGTTGCCAAGGACAGCTATGAATTGCGCAAAGTTCTTGTACCGTTGATCCACCTGCTCAATCCATTGGGCGGCGTGCCGAAAGTCTGGTCGATATGA